The Mycolicibacterium insubricum DNA segment CGCGCGGGCCTGGAGGTCCGCGACGTGCACCCGTCTCACTACGGCCGCATGTGCCCGATCGAGACCCCGGAAGGTCCGAACATCGGCCTGATCGGCTCGCTGTCGGTGTACGCGCGGGTCAACCCGTTCGGCTTCATCGAGACGCCCTACCGCAAGGTCGTCGACGGTGTGGTCACCGACCAGATCGACTACCTCACCGCCGACGAGGAGGACCGCCACGTCGTGGCGCAGGCCAACTCGCCGCTGGATCCCGAGGGCCACTTCACCGAGTCCCGGGTTCTGGTCCGCCGCAAGGGTGGCGAGGTCGAGTACGTGTCCTCGACCGAGGTCGACTACATGGACGTCTCGCCGCGCCAGATGGTGTCGGTGGCCACGGCCATGATCCCGTTCCTGGAGCACGACGACGCCAACCGCGCCCTGATGGGTGCCAACATGCAGCGTCAGGCGGTGCCGCTGGTCCGCAGTGAGGCGCCGCTGGTCGGCACCGGCATGGAGCTGCGCGCGGCCATCGACGCCGGAGACGTCGTCGTCACCGAGAAGGCCGGCGTCATCGAAGAGGTGTCCGCCGACTACATCACGGTGATGGCCGACGACGGCACCCGGCAGACCTACCGGATGCGCAAGTTCGCCCGCTCCAACCACGGCACCTGCGCCAACCAGCGTCCGATCGTCGACGCCGGCCAGCGGGTGGAGGCCGGTCAGGTGCTGGCCGACGGGCCGTGCACCGAGAACGGCGAGATGGCGCTCGGCAAGAACCTGCTGGTCGCCGTCATGCCGTGGGAGGGCCACAACTACGAGGACGCCATCATCCTCTCGCAGCGCCTGGTGGAGGAGGACGTCCTGACGTCCATCCACATCGAGGAGCACGAGATCGACGCCCGCGACACCAAGCTGGGTGCCGAGGAGATCACCCGGGACATCCCGAACGTCTCCGATGAGGTGCTCGCCGACCTCGACGAGCGCGGCATCGTCCGCATCGGCGCCGAGGTCCGCGACGGCGACGTGCTGGTCGGTAAGGTCACCCCGAAGGGCGAGACCGAGCTGACCCCGGAGGAGCGCCTGCTGCGCGCCATCTTCGGCGAGAAGGCTCGCGAGGTCCGCGACACCTCCCTGAAGGTGCCGCACGGCGAGTCCGGCAAGGTCATCGGCATCCGGGTGTTCTCCCGCGAGGACGACGACGAGCTGCCCGCCGGCGTCAACGAGCTGGTCCGCGTCTACGTTGCGCAGAAGCGCAAGATCTCCGACGGTGACAAGCTCGCCGGCCGGCACGGCAACAAGGGCGTCATCGGCAAGATCCTGGCGCAAGAGGACATGCCCTTCCTGCCTGACGGCACCCCGGTCGACATCATCCTGAACACCCACGGTGTGCCGCGACGGATGAACATCGGCCAGATCCTGGAGACCCACCTCGGGTGGATGGCCAAGGCCGGCTGGAATGTCGAGGGCTCCCCGGAGTGGGCGGCCAATCTGCCCGAGGACCTGCTGCACGCTCCGTCGGACAGCATCGTGGCCACCCCGGTGTTCGACGGTGCCCGCGAGGAGGAACTGCAGGGTCTGCTGTCCTCCACGCTGCCCAACCGCGACGGTGAGGTCATGGTCGACGGCGACGGCAAGGCGCGGCTGTTCGACGGCCGTTCCGGCGAGCCGTTCCCGTACCCGGTGACGGTCGGCTACATGTACATCCTCAAGCTGCACCACCTGGTCGACGACAAGATCCACGCCCGTTCGACCGGCCCGTACTCGATGATCACCCAGCAGCCGCTGGGCGGTAAGGCGCAGTTCGGTGGCCAGCGGTTCGGTGAGATGGAGTGCTGGGCCATGCAGGCCTACGGCGCGGCGTACACGCTGCAGGAACTCTTGACCATCAAGTCCGACGACACCGTCGGCCGCGTGAAGGTCTACGAGGCCATCGTCAAGGGCGAGAACATCCCCGAACCGGGCATTCCGGAGTCGTTCAAGGTGTTGCTCAAGGAACTGCAGTCGCTGTGCCTCAACGTCGAGGTGCTCTCCAGCGACGGTGCCGCGATCGAAATGCGCGACGGCGACGACGAGGACCTGGAGCGCGCAGCGGCCAACCTCGGCATCAACCTGTCGCGCAACGAGTCGGCATCCGTCGAGGATCTCGCCTAGACCCTCGCCCAACAGACCAACTGACCATCAGCAACACCCGCAAAGGGGAAAGGGAGTTACGTGCTCGACGTCAACTTCTTCGATGAACTTCGCATTGGCCTGGCCACCGCGGACGACATCCGTAACTGGTCCTACGGCGAGGTCAAGAAGCCGGAGACCATCAACTACCGCACGCTCAAGCCGGAAAAGGACGGCCTGTTCTGCGAGAAGATCTTCGGACCGACTCGCGACTGGGAGTGCTACTGCGGCAAGTACAAGCGCGTCCGGTTCAAGGGCATCATCTGTGAGCGCTGCGGCGTCGAGGTGACCCGCGCCAAGGTGCGCCGCGAGCGGATGGGCCACATCGAACTGGCCGCACCGGTCACGCACATCTGGTACTTCAAGGGCGTGCCGAGCCGGCTCGGCTACCTGCTGGACCTGGCCCCGAAGGATCTGGAAAAGATCATCTACTTCGCGGCCTACGTCATCACCTCGGTCGACGAGGAGATGCGGCACAACGAGCTGTCCACCCTCGAGGCCGAGATGGTCGTCGAGAAGAAGGCCGTCGAGGATCAGCGCGACGCGGACCTGGAGGCCCGGGCGCAGAAGCTCGAAGCCGACATGAAGGAGCTCGAGGACGAGGGCGCCAAGAGCGACGTCAAGCGCAAGGTCCGCGACGGCGGCGAGCGCGAGATGCGCCAGTTGCGCGACCGGGCCCAGCGCGAGCTGGACCGGCTCGACGAGATCTGGACGACCTTCACCAAGCTGGCTCCCAAGCAGCTGATTGTCGACGAGAACCTCTACCGCGAGCTGCAGGACCGCTACGGCGAGTACTTCGAAGGTGCCATGGGCGCGGAGTCGATCAAGAAGCTCATCGAGACCTTCGACATCGACGCCGAGGCCGAGTTGCTGCGCGACATCATCAAGAACGGCAAGGGCCAGAAGAAGCTGCGTGCGCTCAAGCGGCTCAAGGTCGTCGCCGCGTTCCAGCAGTCCGGCAACTCGCCGCTGGGCATGGTGCTCGACGCCGTCCCGGTGATTCCGCCGGAGCTGCGCCCGATGGTCCAGCTCGACGGTGGCCGGTTCGCCACCTCCGACCTCAACGACCTGTACCGCCGCGTCATCAACCGCAACAACCGCCTCAAGCGACTGATCGACCTCGGCGCCCCCGAGATCATCGTCAACAACGAGAAGCGGATGCTGCAGGAGTCCGTCGACGCGCTGTTCGACAACGGCCGTCGCGGACGCCCGGTCACCGGACCGGGCAACCGGCCGCTCAAGTCGCTGTCGGATCTGCTCAAGGGCAAGCAGGGCCGGTTCCGCCAGAACCTGCTCGGCAAGCGCGTCGACTACTCGGGCCGTTCGGTCATCGTGGTCGGCCCGCAGCTGCGCCTGCATCAGTGCGGTCTGCCCAAGCTGATGGCACTGGAGCTGTTCAAGCCGTTCGTGATGAAGCGTCTGGTGGATCTCAACCACGCGCAGAACATCAAGAGCGCCAAGCGGATGGTGGAGCGCCAGCGCCCGCAGGTGTGGGACGTGCTGGAAGAGGTCATCGCCGAGCACCCGGTGCTGCTCAACCGCGCACCCACCCTGCACCGCCTCGGTATCCAGGCCTTCGAGCCGCAGCTGGTCGAGGGCAAGGCCATCCAGCTGCACCCGCTGGTCTGTGAGGCGTTCAACGCCGACTTCGACGGTGACCAGATGGCGGTGCACCTGCCGCTGAGCGCGGAGGCGCAGGCCGAGGCCCGCATCCTGATGCTGTCGTCGAACAACATCCTGTCGCCGTCGGACGGCCGCCCGCTGGCCATGCCGCGACTGGACATGGTGACCGGCCTGTACTACCTGACCACCGAGGTTCCCGGCGACACCGGCAGCTACGCGCCGGCCACCGCCGACGCCCCGGAGACCGGTGTGTACAGCAGCCCGGCCGAGGCCATCATGGCGATGGACCGCGGCGCGCTGAGCGTGCGGGCACCCATCAAGGTGCGGCTGTCCGCGCAGCGCCCGCCGGCCGATGTCGAGACCGAGCTGTTCGGCGAAAACGGCTGGCGTCCGGGTGACGCGTGGACCATCCAGACCACGCTGGGCCGGGTGCTGTTCAACGAGCTGCTGCCCGACGGGTACCCGTTCGCCAACGCGCAGATGCACAAAAAGGTGCAGGTCTCGATCATCAACGATCTGGCCGAGCGCTACCCGATGATCGTGGTCGCGCAGACCGTCGACAAGCTCAAGGACGCGGGCTTCTACTGGGCCACCCGTTCCGGCGTGACGGTCTCCATGGCCGACGTGCTGGTGCCGCCGCAGAAGAAGGAGATCCTCGACCACTACGAGGGCGAGGCCGACTCCATCGAGAAGAAGTACCAGCGTGGTGCCCTGAACCATCAGGAGCGCAACGAGGCTCTGGTGAAGATCTGGCAGGACGCCACCGAGAAGGTGGGTAAGGCCCTGGAGGATTACTACCCGGAGGACAACCCGATCACCCTGCTGCCGAAGTCCGGTGCGACCGGCAACATGACCCAGGTACGCAACCTGGCCGGCATGAAGGGTCTGGTCACCAACCCCAAGGGTGAGTACATCCCGCGGCCGATCAAGTCCTCGTTCCGCGAGGGTCTGACGGTGTTGGAGTACTTCATCAACACCCACGGTGCCCGTAAGGGTCTGGCCGACACCGCGCTGCGTACCGCGGACTCGGGTTACCTGACCCGTCGTCTGGTGGACGTGTCCCAGGACGTCATCGTCCGCGAGCACGACTGCGGCACCGAGCGCGGCATCACCGTCCCGATCGCCGAGAAGCAGGCCGACGGCACGCTGATCCGGGATCCGCACGTGGAGACCAGTGCGTTCGCCCGCACCCTGGCCGCCGATGCGCTGGACGCCGACGGCAACGTCGTCGTCGAGCGGGGTCACGACCTGGGTGACCCGGCGATCGACGCCCTGCTGGCCGCCGGCATCACCTCGGTCAAGGTCCGCTCGGTGCTGACCTGCACCACCGGCACCGGCGTCTGCGCCACCTGCTACGGCCGGTCGATGGCCACCGGGCAGCTGGTCGACATCGGCGAGGCGGTCGGCATCGTCGCCGCCCAGTCGATCGGTGAGCCGGGTACCCAGCTGACCATGCGTACGTTCCACCAGGGTGGCGTCGGTGGCGACATCACCGGTGGTCTGCCGCGCGTGCAGGAGCTGTTCGAGGCTCGCGTTCCGCGGGCCCGGGCCCCGATCGCCGACGTCACCGGCCGGGTGCAGCTGGAGGAGTCCGACAAGTTCTACAAGATCACCATCGTCCCCGACGACGGCGGCGAGGAAGTCGTCTACGACAAGCTGCCCCGTCGTCAGCGGCTGAAGGTGTTCAAGCACGAGGACGGCTCCGAGCGGCCGCTGGCCAACGGCGACCACATCGAGGTCGGCCAGCAGCTCATGGAGGGTTCGGCCGATCCGCACGAGGTGCTGCGTGTCATGGGCCCGCGTGAGGTGCAGGTCCACCTGGTCGACGAGGTCCAGGACGTGTACCGGGCTCAGGGTGTGTCGATCCACGACAAGCACATCGAAGTGATCATCCGGCAGATGCTGCGCCGGGTGACCATCATCGATTCCGGTTCCACCGAGTTCCTGCCGGGTTCGCTCACCGAGCGCGGCGAGTTCGAGGCGGAGAACCGCCGGGTGGTCGCCGAGGGCGGCGAGCCCGCGGCCGGGCGTCCGGTGCTGATGGGTATCACCAAGGCCTCGCTGGCCACCGACTCGTGGTTGTCGGCGGCGTCGTTCCAGGAGACCACCCGCGTGCTGACCGATGCGGCGATCAACTGCCGCAGCGACAAGCTCAACGGTCTGAAGGAGAACGTGATCATCGGCAAGCTGATCCCGGCCGGCACGGGCATCGCCCGGTACCGCAACATTGCGGTGCAGCCGACCGAGGAGGCCCGGGCCGCTGCGTACACGATCCCGTCGTACGAGGATCAGTACTACAGCCCGGACTTCGGCCAGGCCACCGGTGCCGCGGTTCCGCTGGACGACTACGGATACAGCGACTACCGCTAAACCCGCCAGATCCGGCACAAAGCGAGCGCTCGCGAGGCATACCCTCGCGAGCGCTCGCTTTGATGAAACGCGGTGCTACGGCGTGATCACCCGTCGCCGGCTACTGGCCGGGTGGAAGGTTCAGGGGTTTGGCGAAGACGCCCACCGCGAAAGTGGTCGGGTACTGGTCGCCCTGAAGTGTGGCCTCCGCGGTCGCCATGCCGATCTCGGTGTATCTGCAGTCGAGCATCGTCTTTTTGTGGCCGGGGCTGTTCAACCATCCGTTGATCAGGTCCGGTCGTGTCGGGAAGTCGGTGTTCAGTCCGAACCCACCCATGATCTCGCCCGCCAGGCCGGCCTTGTAGCCGGTGTCCCGAACGCGGCTGGCAATGGTCGAACTATCCGAACCGGCGTGGTCAGTGGTTTTGAGGCTGGCGTAGTCGTCGGCGTGCCGTTGCGCGGCCGTCAACAGTTGGGGATTCGGGGTGACCGGGCCGCACCCGTTCTTCGCGCGTTGCTCGTTGACCAGATCGACGAGCGTTTGGTCCGGGTCGGCGAGTGCCGTGGCGGGCGCGCCGAAGAGCAGCCCTGCGGTCAATGCGACAGTGACCGCGCCACGACCGAGTGTCGCTCCGTGAAGACCCGTGGCTTTCATGGTGTATTCCTTCTATATGGGCGAATTGCCTTTTCGGTGACGAAAAGATCGCCGCGCACGTACGGAATCGGAAGGTTTTCGCACTATAGCTTTCTATAGCTGTTTTGGTTCCGATTCTGAAAGTTCGCAGTTGGAATGCTCGGCCCGTCGAGTCAGTCGACGATCTCCAGAATGCTTCCGGCCGGGGCGTCGAGCGCATCGACGGTGCGCCGGGCGGCGTCGTCGATCTGCACGCGCGGGGCCGGCGGGAGTTCGTCGGGGTACCAGGTGTCGGGACCGTAGAAGTAGCCGTAGCGCAGGATCACCCCGCCGGCGTCGAGCACCAGCCGTTCGTGCTCGGCGGTGGCCGCCGGGAACGCGGTCGACTGGGCGATGACCTTCGCGGGTCCGGCCGCGGCGATTAGATTGCGGGTGCCGACGGTGCGGATGCGTTCATTGGCGCCCAGCGAGTCCTCCAGCCGCTCGACGCGGTCGGGCAGGTCGGTGAGCTGGTGCAGCACCAGGTCGGGGCAGAAGTCGAGGATCGCGTCGCGCACCCCGTCAGCGTCGTAGACATCGCAGGTCACCGGCTCGGCACCGAGGTGCGCGACGGCCTGGTGATCGGAGCGGGTCATCCCGGCGACGACGTGCCCGTCGGCGAGCAGCAGCGGAACGACGCGCCGTCCGATCACGCCGGTCGCGCCGGCCACAAAGATTCGCACGCGATTTCCTTTCTGTCGGTCACTCCAGTCGGCCGAATCCCCGGATACCCGGATCGTCGGCGATCCGAAACGTCGACAGTCCGATGCCGCGGCCCTCGCCGCCGCCGATGGTGGTCAGGGTGCCGTCGTCGTCGACGAGCACCAGGTTGACGTGCTGGCCCTTGGGGCTCGGCTCGTCGTAGATCACCATGTCACCCGGTTGCGGCCGGTAGTCGGGGCCCTCCCACCGGTTCTCGGCGCGCAGATAGGCGGTCAGCGTCAGCACGCCGGGGATCCGCCAGTTGCCGGAGTTCGGGTTGGCGAACGGGTACCCGGCCTCGCGCATCACCCAGCTGGTGAAGTCCGCGCACCAGGGCTCGTCGTTGCCGTCGGAGTAGCGCCACATGCCCGGCTGGTCCGCGTACTGCTGGTCCAGCACGCCGATCACCGCCGCCCGGGCGGGGCTCAGCGCGGTGGTGTCGACGACCGGGAACGGCGGTTGGGCGGTGTGTTCGCGGTAGGCGCGGTAGCCGAGCATCCCGCCAACCCCGAGTACGGCGAACACCGTCACCAGCAGGAAGGTGCGGCGCAGGATTTTCTGCATACCGTCCAGGCTACGGATGCGCTCGGGGGTACAGGGACGACGATTCGCCCATTACAAGTATTGATCGTCCGTCGTGATTCTGTAACATTGGAGGCATGCCGGATACCCACGTCGTGTTCAACCAGGCCCCGCCGCTTCTCGACTACAACCCCGCGACCTCGCCGGTGCTGATGGAAGCACTGGAACGCGAGGGCGGCGTCTGGGGCGCCGACGAGGTCTTCGCCCTCGGCGCGCTCTCGGGTACCGAGCAGGCGCAGCGCTGGGGTGAGCTCGCCGATCGCAACGCCCCGATCCTGCACACCCACGACCGCTACGGGCACCGCATCGACGAGATCGAATACGACCCCGCCTATCACGAGCTCATGCGCACCGCGATCGCCCACGGACTGCACGCCGCGCCCTGGGCCGACGACCGCCCCGGTGCCCATGTGGTGCGCGCGGCGAAGAACGGGGTGTGGACACCGGAGCCCGGTCACCTGTGCCCGATCTCGATGACCTACGCCGTCGTCCCCGCGCTGCGCTACAACCCCGAGCTCGCCGAGATCTACGAACCGCTGCTGACCTCACGGGTCTACGACCCGGTGTTGCGGGTGCCGGCGACCAAATCCGGGATCACCGCGGGGATGTCGATGACCGAGAAGCAGGGCGGCTCCGACGTGCGCGCGGGCACCACCGCGGCGGTCCCGAACGCCGACGGCAGCTACACGCTCACCGGCCACAAGTGGTTCACTTCGGCGGCGATGGGCGACGTCTTCCTGGTGCTGGCCCAGGCGCCCAGCGGGCTGAGCTGCTTCTTCCTGCCCCGGATTCTGCCCGACGGCACCCGCAACCGGATGATGATCGCCCGGCTCAAGGACAAGCTCGGCAACCACGCCAACGCCTCCAGCGAGATCGAGTACGACGGCGCCACCGCCTGGTTGGTGGGGGAGGAGGGCCGCGGGGTGGCGACCATCATCGAGATGGTCAACCTGACCCGGCTGGACTGTGCGCTGGGCAGCGCGACGTCGATGCGCACCGGCCTGGCCCGCGCCATGCACCACACCCAGTACCGCAAGGCGTTCGGCGCCTATCTCATCGACGCGCCGCTGATGCGCAACGTGCTGGCCGACATGGCCATCGAGGCCGAGGCGGCCACTATGCTGGCCATGCGGATGGCCGGCGCCACCGACGCCGCCGTGCGCGGGGACGTCCGGGAGACCATGTTCCGCAGGATCGGGTTGGCCGCGGCCAAGTACTGGATCTGCAAGCAGGCCACTGCGCACGCCGCCGAGGCGATGGAGTGTTTCGGCGGCAACGGCTACGCCGAGGAATCCGGTATGCCGCGGCTGTACCGGGAGGCGCCGCTGATGGGCATCTGGGAGGGTTCGGGCAACGTCAGCGCGCTGGACACCCTGCGCGCCATGGCCACCCGGCCGGACTGCGTCGAGGTGCTGTTCGACGAGCTGTCCGGGCCCGCCGGACAGGACCCGCGGCTGGCCGCCCATGTCGTTGCGCTGCGCGCACAGCTCGCCGACCCGGCGACCCTGGAATA contains these protein-coding regions:
- the rpoB gene encoding DNA-directed RNA polymerase subunit beta; the encoded protein is MRCWKECILAVSRQSKSVTTNNSVPGAPNRISFAKLREPLEVPGLLDVQTESFEWLIGSDRWRAGAAARGDIANPKGGLEEVLDELSPIEDFSGSMSLSFSDPRFDEVKASVEECKDKDMTYAAPLFVTAEFINNNTGEIKSQTVFMGDFPMMTEKGTFIINGTERVVVSQLVRSPGVYFDASIDKSTEKTLHSVKVIPGRGAWLEFDVDKRDYVGVRIDRKRRQPVTVLLKALGWTSEQIRERFGFSEIMMGTLEKDPTAGTDEALLDIYRKLRPGEPPTKESAQTLLENLFFKEKRYDLARVGRYKVNKKLGLNAGQPITSSTLTEEDIVATIEYLVRLHEGQTEMTAPGGVEVPVEVDDIDHFGNRRLRTVGELIQNQIRVGLSRMERVVRERMTTQDVEAITPQTLINIRPVVAAIKEFFGTSQLSQFMDQNNPLSGLTHKRRLSALGPGGLSRERAGLEVRDVHPSHYGRMCPIETPEGPNIGLIGSLSVYARVNPFGFIETPYRKVVDGVVTDQIDYLTADEEDRHVVAQANSPLDPEGHFTESRVLVRRKGGEVEYVSSTEVDYMDVSPRQMVSVATAMIPFLEHDDANRALMGANMQRQAVPLVRSEAPLVGTGMELRAAIDAGDVVVTEKAGVIEEVSADYITVMADDGTRQTYRMRKFARSNHGTCANQRPIVDAGQRVEAGQVLADGPCTENGEMALGKNLLVAVMPWEGHNYEDAIILSQRLVEEDVLTSIHIEEHEIDARDTKLGAEEITRDIPNVSDEVLADLDERGIVRIGAEVRDGDVLVGKVTPKGETELTPEERLLRAIFGEKAREVRDTSLKVPHGESGKVIGIRVFSREDDDELPAGVNELVRVYVAQKRKISDGDKLAGRHGNKGVIGKILAQEDMPFLPDGTPVDIILNTHGVPRRMNIGQILETHLGWMAKAGWNVEGSPEWAANLPEDLLHAPSDSIVATPVFDGAREEELQGLLSSTLPNRDGEVMVDGDGKARLFDGRSGEPFPYPVTVGYMYILKLHHLVDDKIHARSTGPYSMITQQPLGGKAQFGGQRFGEMECWAMQAYGAAYTLQELLTIKSDDTVGRVKVYEAIVKGENIPEPGIPESFKVLLKELQSLCLNVEVLSSDGAAIEMRDGDDEDLERAAANLGINLSRNESASVEDLA
- a CDS encoding DNA-directed RNA polymerase subunit beta' yields the protein MLDVNFFDELRIGLATADDIRNWSYGEVKKPETINYRTLKPEKDGLFCEKIFGPTRDWECYCGKYKRVRFKGIICERCGVEVTRAKVRRERMGHIELAAPVTHIWYFKGVPSRLGYLLDLAPKDLEKIIYFAAYVITSVDEEMRHNELSTLEAEMVVEKKAVEDQRDADLEARAQKLEADMKELEDEGAKSDVKRKVRDGGEREMRQLRDRAQRELDRLDEIWTTFTKLAPKQLIVDENLYRELQDRYGEYFEGAMGAESIKKLIETFDIDAEAELLRDIIKNGKGQKKLRALKRLKVVAAFQQSGNSPLGMVLDAVPVIPPELRPMVQLDGGRFATSDLNDLYRRVINRNNRLKRLIDLGAPEIIVNNEKRMLQESVDALFDNGRRGRPVTGPGNRPLKSLSDLLKGKQGRFRQNLLGKRVDYSGRSVIVVGPQLRLHQCGLPKLMALELFKPFVMKRLVDLNHAQNIKSAKRMVERQRPQVWDVLEEVIAEHPVLLNRAPTLHRLGIQAFEPQLVEGKAIQLHPLVCEAFNADFDGDQMAVHLPLSAEAQAEARILMLSSNNILSPSDGRPLAMPRLDMVTGLYYLTTEVPGDTGSYAPATADAPETGVYSSPAEAIMAMDRGALSVRAPIKVRLSAQRPPADVETELFGENGWRPGDAWTIQTTLGRVLFNELLPDGYPFANAQMHKKVQVSIINDLAERYPMIVVAQTVDKLKDAGFYWATRSGVTVSMADVLVPPQKKEILDHYEGEADSIEKKYQRGALNHQERNEALVKIWQDATEKVGKALEDYYPEDNPITLLPKSGATGNMTQVRNLAGMKGLVTNPKGEYIPRPIKSSFREGLTVLEYFINTHGARKGLADTALRTADSGYLTRRLVDVSQDVIVREHDCGTERGITVPIAEKQADGTLIRDPHVETSAFARTLAADALDADGNVVVERGHDLGDPAIDALLAAGITSVKVRSVLTCTTGTGVCATCYGRSMATGQLVDIGEAVGIVAAQSIGEPGTQLTMRTFHQGGVGGDITGGLPRVQELFEARVPRARAPIADVTGRVQLEESDKFYKITIVPDDGGEEVVYDKLPRRQRLKVFKHEDGSERPLANGDHIEVGQQLMEGSADPHEVLRVMGPREVQVHLVDEVQDVYRAQGVSIHDKHIEVIIRQMLRRVTIIDSGSTEFLPGSLTERGEFEAENRRVVAEGGEPAAGRPVLMGITKASLATDSWLSAASFQETTRVLTDAAINCRSDKLNGLKENVIIGKLIPAGTGIARYRNIAVQPTEEARAAAYTIPSYEDQYYSPDFGQATGAAVPLDDYGYSDYR
- a CDS encoding CAP domain-containing protein, with protein sequence MTAGLLFGAPATALADPDQTLVDLVNEQRAKNGCGPVTPNPQLLTAAQRHADDYASLKTTDHAGSDSSTIASRVRDTGYKAGLAGEIMGGFGLNTDFPTRPDLINGWLNSPGHKKTMLDCRYTEIGMATAEATLQGDQYPTTFAVGVFAKPLNLPPGQ
- a CDS encoding NAD-dependent epimerase/dehydratase family protein; amino-acid sequence: MRIFVAGATGVIGRRVVPLLLADGHVVAGMTRSDHQAVAHLGAEPVTCDVYDADGVRDAILDFCPDLVLHQLTDLPDRVERLEDSLGANERIRTVGTRNLIAAAGPAKVIAQSTAFPAATAEHERLVLDAGGVILRYGYFYGPDTWYPDELPPAPRVQIDDAARRTVDALDAPAGSILEIVD
- a CDS encoding CHAP domain-containing protein, producing MQKILRRTFLLVTVFAVLGVGGMLGYRAYREHTAQPPFPVVDTTALSPARAAVIGVLDQQYADQPGMWRYSDGNDEPWCADFTSWVMREAGYPFANPNSGNWRIPGVLTLTAYLRAENRWEGPDYRPQPGDMVIYDEPSPKGQHVNLVLVDDDGTLTTIGGGEGRGIGLSTFRIADDPGIRGFGRLE
- a CDS encoding acyl-CoA dehydrogenase family protein, whose amino-acid sequence is MPDTHVVFNQAPPLLDYNPATSPVLMEALEREGGVWGADEVFALGALSGTEQAQRWGELADRNAPILHTHDRYGHRIDEIEYDPAYHELMRTAIAHGLHAAPWADDRPGAHVVRAAKNGVWTPEPGHLCPISMTYAVVPALRYNPELAEIYEPLLTSRVYDPVLRVPATKSGITAGMSMTEKQGGSDVRAGTTAAVPNADGSYTLTGHKWFTSAAMGDVFLVLAQAPSGLSCFFLPRILPDGTRNRMMIARLKDKLGNHANASSEIEYDGATAWLVGEEGRGVATIIEMVNLTRLDCALGSATSMRTGLARAMHHTQYRKAFGAYLIDAPLMRNVLADMAIEAEAATMLAMRMAGATDAAVRGDVRETMFRRIGLAAAKYWICKQATAHAAEAMECFGGNGYAEESGMPRLYREAPLMGIWEGSGNVSALDTLRAMATRPDCVEVLFDELSGPAGQDPRLAAHVVALRAQLADPATLEYRARRIAEDIALGMQGALLVAHGHPAVTEAFLATRLAGDRGGAYGTLPAGLDLAPILERAMVKGG